In the Gossypium raimondii isolate GPD5lz chromosome 9, ASM2569854v1, whole genome shotgun sequence genome, one interval contains:
- the LOC105799386 gene encoding ABC transporter G family member 13 isoform X1, with protein MGDVEIEEVNGGVNGGAEVQQGEEGLGRGRGEGNRMYLVWEELTVALPNFGNGPTRRLLDGVTGCAQPGRIMAIMGPSGSGKSTLLDALAGRLSGNVVMTGNVLLNGKKKRLDYGSFAYVTQEDILLGTLTVRETITYSAQLRLPSSLTRQDIDGIVEGTITEMGLQECADRLIGNWHLRGISGGEKKRLSIALEILTRPHLLFLDEPTSGLDSASAFFVIQTLRNVGRDGRTIISAIHQPSSEVFSLFDDLFLLSGGEQVYFGEAKMAAKFFAEVGFPCPSRRNPSDHFLRCINSDFDIVAEALKGSNRITELQNTLDPLANLPTAQIKTLLVKKYRSSDYAAKARARIREISGIEGLVIEKKHSGEAKWLTQLSTLTNRSFVNMSRDLGYYWLRIAIYVALSICVGSIFFDVGTNYNSILARGACGGFISGFMTFMSIGGFPSFIEELKVFYRERRNGHYGVAVYILSNFLSSFPFLTVMSLSTAAITYYMVKFHPGISHFMYVSLDLISSIATVESCMMMIASLVPNFMMGVIIGAGYIGLLMMTAGYFRLLPDLPKIFWRYPVSYINYGAWALQGAYKNDMVGLEFDGFIPGGPKLKGDVVLTSMLGIHLDHSKWWDLAAVIMILIAYRLLFFIILKFKERVSPLFRTLYTWRTLQHMKKRPSFRKTSAFPSKRHQVLHSLSSQEGLNSPIH; from the exons ATGGGTGACGTGGAGATAGAGGAGGTGAACGGCGGTGTTAATGGAGGTGCAGAAGTGCAGCAGGGTGAGGAAGGGTTGGGGAGAGGGAGAGGGGAAGGAAATAGGATGTACTTGGTGTGGGAAGAACTGACGGTGGCGCTGCCCAACTTTGGGAATGGACCGACCAGGAGATTGCTGGATGGAGTAACAGGGTGCGCTCAACCTGGTAGAATCATGGCCATCATGGGTCCTTCTGGCTCTGGCAAATCCACTTTACTCGATGCCTTAGCAG GTAGACTATCTGGAAACGTTGTCATGACTGGAAATGTTCTTCTTAATGGGAAGAAGAAGAGGCTAGACTACGGTAGTTTC gcTTATGTAACTCAAGAGGACATACTTTTGGGAACTCTAACTGTAAGAGAAACCATAACTTACTCAGCTCAATTGAGGCTCCCATCATCACTGACCAGACAAGATATTGATGGCATCGTGGAGGGAACAATCACAGAAATGGGTCTCCAGGAGTGTGCTGACCGGCTTATTGGAAACTGGCACCTACGGGGTATAAGTGGTGGGGAGAAGAAACGGCTAAGCATTGCACTTGAAATCCTCACAAGGCCCCATCTCTTGTTCCTTGATGAACCTACGAGTGGCCTAGACAGCGCCTCAGCATTTTTTGTGATACAAACTCTTAGGAATGTTGGCCGTGATGGCAGAACTATCATCTCTGCAATCCATCAGCCAAGTAGTGAAGTTTTCTCACTTTTTGATGACCTGTTTTTACTATCCGGTGGAGAACAGGTTTATTTTGGGGAGGCAAAAATGGCTGCAAAG TTCTTTGCTGAAGTAGGATTTCCATGTCCAAGTCGAAGAAATCCATCAGACCACTTCCTTCGTTGCATAAATTCAGATTTTGACATTGTTGCAGAGGCTCTGAAGGGATCTAACAGAATAACT GAACTTCAAAATACATTAGATCCTTTGGCAAACCTACCAACAGCACAGATAAAAACATTGCTCGTTAAGAAATACAGAAGCTCAGATTATGCGGCAAAGGCAAGAGCAAGAATTCGAGAAATTTCAGGCATT GAGGGACTCGTTATTGAGAAAAAACACAGTGGTGAAGCAAAATGGTTGACTCAACTATCAACTTTGACGAATAGGTCCTTCGTAAACATGTCAAGAGATTTGGGGTATTACTGGTTAAGGATAGCAATCTACGTGGCTTTATCTATTTGTGTTGGCTCTATTTTCTTCGATGTTGGAACAAACTACAATTCAATCTTAGCTCGTGGGGCCTGTGGCGGTTTCATATCAGGTTTCATGACATTCATGTCCATAGGAGGCTTCCCATCCTTCATTGAAGAACTCAAG GTTTTTTATCGGGAAAGGCGCAATGGACATTATGGGGTTGCTGTTTATATACTATCAAATTTCCTCTCTTCATTTCCATTCTTGACTGTGATGTCCCTTTCTACAGCAGCAATTACCTATTACATGGTGAAATTTCATCCTGGAATTTCACATTTCATGTATGTCTCACTAGATCTTATTAGCTCCATTGCAACTGTAGAGAGCTGCATGATGATGATAGCATCACTAGTTCCCAACTTCATGATGGGAGTCATAATTGGAGCTGGTTATATA GGTTTGCTAATGATGACAGCCGGGTATTTCAGATTGCTGCCAGATCTCCCTAAGATATTCTGGCGTTACCCTGTTTCATATATCAACTATGGTGCATGGGCATTGCAG GGAGCATACAAGAATGATATGGTTGGGCTTGAGTTTGATGGCTTCATACCTGGTGGTCCAAAACTGAAAGGTGATGTCGTCCTCACATCCATGCTAGGCATCCATCTGGATCATTCAAAGTGGTGGGACTTAGCAGCTGTTATAATGATTTTGATAGCTTATAGATTACTTTTCTTCATCATTCTCAAGTTCAAGGAGAGAGTCTCACCATTGTTTCGAACTCTTTATACATGGCGAACATTGCAGCACATGAAAAAACGACCTTCTTTTAGGAAAACATCAGCCTTCCCATCCAAGAGGCACCAAGTTCTACATTCACTGTCTTCTCAAGAGGGTCTAAACTCTCCAATTCACTAG
- the LOC105799386 gene encoding ABC transporter G family member 13 isoform X2, giving the protein MTGNVLLNGKKKRLDYGSFAYVTQEDILLGTLTVRETITYSAQLRLPSSLTRQDIDGIVEGTITEMGLQECADRLIGNWHLRGISGGEKKRLSIALEILTRPHLLFLDEPTSGLDSASAFFVIQTLRNVGRDGRTIISAIHQPSSEVFSLFDDLFLLSGGEQVYFGEAKMAAKFFAEVGFPCPSRRNPSDHFLRCINSDFDIVAEALKGSNRITELQNTLDPLANLPTAQIKTLLVKKYRSSDYAAKARARIREISGIEGLVIEKKHSGEAKWLTQLSTLTNRSFVNMSRDLGYYWLRIAIYVALSICVGSIFFDVGTNYNSILARGACGGFISGFMTFMSIGGFPSFIEELKVFYRERRNGHYGVAVYILSNFLSSFPFLTVMSLSTAAITYYMVKFHPGISHFMYVSLDLISSIATVESCMMMIASLVPNFMMGVIIGAGYIGLLMMTAGYFRLLPDLPKIFWRYPVSYINYGAWALQGAYKNDMVGLEFDGFIPGGPKLKGDVVLTSMLGIHLDHSKWWDLAAVIMILIAYRLLFFIILKFKERVSPLFRTLYTWRTLQHMKKRPSFRKTSAFPSKRHQVLHSLSSQEGLNSPIH; this is encoded by the exons ATGACTGGAAATGTTCTTCTTAATGGGAAGAAGAAGAGGCTAGACTACGGTAGTTTC gcTTATGTAACTCAAGAGGACATACTTTTGGGAACTCTAACTGTAAGAGAAACCATAACTTACTCAGCTCAATTGAGGCTCCCATCATCACTGACCAGACAAGATATTGATGGCATCGTGGAGGGAACAATCACAGAAATGGGTCTCCAGGAGTGTGCTGACCGGCTTATTGGAAACTGGCACCTACGGGGTATAAGTGGTGGGGAGAAGAAACGGCTAAGCATTGCACTTGAAATCCTCACAAGGCCCCATCTCTTGTTCCTTGATGAACCTACGAGTGGCCTAGACAGCGCCTCAGCATTTTTTGTGATACAAACTCTTAGGAATGTTGGCCGTGATGGCAGAACTATCATCTCTGCAATCCATCAGCCAAGTAGTGAAGTTTTCTCACTTTTTGATGACCTGTTTTTACTATCCGGTGGAGAACAGGTTTATTTTGGGGAGGCAAAAATGGCTGCAAAG TTCTTTGCTGAAGTAGGATTTCCATGTCCAAGTCGAAGAAATCCATCAGACCACTTCCTTCGTTGCATAAATTCAGATTTTGACATTGTTGCAGAGGCTCTGAAGGGATCTAACAGAATAACT GAACTTCAAAATACATTAGATCCTTTGGCAAACCTACCAACAGCACAGATAAAAACATTGCTCGTTAAGAAATACAGAAGCTCAGATTATGCGGCAAAGGCAAGAGCAAGAATTCGAGAAATTTCAGGCATT GAGGGACTCGTTATTGAGAAAAAACACAGTGGTGAAGCAAAATGGTTGACTCAACTATCAACTTTGACGAATAGGTCCTTCGTAAACATGTCAAGAGATTTGGGGTATTACTGGTTAAGGATAGCAATCTACGTGGCTTTATCTATTTGTGTTGGCTCTATTTTCTTCGATGTTGGAACAAACTACAATTCAATCTTAGCTCGTGGGGCCTGTGGCGGTTTCATATCAGGTTTCATGACATTCATGTCCATAGGAGGCTTCCCATCCTTCATTGAAGAACTCAAG GTTTTTTATCGGGAAAGGCGCAATGGACATTATGGGGTTGCTGTTTATATACTATCAAATTTCCTCTCTTCATTTCCATTCTTGACTGTGATGTCCCTTTCTACAGCAGCAATTACCTATTACATGGTGAAATTTCATCCTGGAATTTCACATTTCATGTATGTCTCACTAGATCTTATTAGCTCCATTGCAACTGTAGAGAGCTGCATGATGATGATAGCATCACTAGTTCCCAACTTCATGATGGGAGTCATAATTGGAGCTGGTTATATA GGTTTGCTAATGATGACAGCCGGGTATTTCAGATTGCTGCCAGATCTCCCTAAGATATTCTGGCGTTACCCTGTTTCATATATCAACTATGGTGCATGGGCATTGCAG GGAGCATACAAGAATGATATGGTTGGGCTTGAGTTTGATGGCTTCATACCTGGTGGTCCAAAACTGAAAGGTGATGTCGTCCTCACATCCATGCTAGGCATCCATCTGGATCATTCAAAGTGGTGGGACTTAGCAGCTGTTATAATGATTTTGATAGCTTATAGATTACTTTTCTTCATCATTCTCAAGTTCAAGGAGAGAGTCTCACCATTGTTTCGAACTCTTTATACATGGCGAACATTGCAGCACATGAAAAAACGACCTTCTTTTAGGAAAACATCAGCCTTCCCATCCAAGAGGCACCAAGTTCTACATTCACTGTCTTCTCAAGAGGGTCTAAACTCTCCAATTCACTAG